A window of the Candidatus Tanganyikabacteria bacterium genome harbors these coding sequences:
- a CDS encoding YggT family protein produces the protein MITLLREVLGIVFQVWSFLLLAWVILSWIPSIPRYHPVVQTVERLVEPTIRPFRRLLPGLGPIDVSPLIAIAVYQMVWLVLDRMLAEAAGGFY, from the coding sequence ATGATCACGCTGCTGCGCGAGGTCCTGGGAATCGTTTTCCAGGTGTGGTCCTTCCTGCTGCTCGCGTGGGTCATCCTGTCGTGGATCCCCTCGATCCCGCGCTACCACCCGGTCGTGCAGACCGTGGAGCGCCTGGTCGAGCCCACCATCCGGCCGTTCCGGCGGCTGCTGCCGGGCCTCGGGCCCATCGACGTCTCGCCTCTCATCGCCATCGCCGTCTACCAGATGGTCTGGCTCGTACTCGATCGCATGCTCGCCGAGGCGGCCGGCGGCTTCTACTAA